From one Populus alba chromosome 17, ASM523922v2, whole genome shotgun sequence genomic stretch:
- the LOC118049829 gene encoding putative disease resistance RPP13-like protein 1: MKEMGAELQKILEKLERLLKHKGDLRHIECTGGWRPLSEKTTPLVNESQVYGRDADKEAIMEHLLTQHNTDGTNLCAVPIVGMGGIGKTALDQCFQLKAWVWASQQFDVARIIKDIIKKIKARTCPTKEPDESLMEAVKGKKLLLVLDDAWNIEYNEWDKLLLPLRYVEHGSKIVVTTREEDVAKVTQTVISSHRLNVISDEDCWKLFARDAFSGVNSGAVSHLEAFGREIVRKCKGSPLAAKTLGGVLHSVGDVKQWEKITNNSLWGLSNENIPPALTLSYYYLPSHLKRCFAYCAIFPKGYVFKKDGLITEWMEQGFLVQSRRFEEMEDIGEKYFDDLVSRSLFQQSLHVQSDFSMHDIISDLAEYVSGEFCFKLGINESGSRLEGEHSCSLPERTRYLSITSAAAYGGGLPIFHSIHGVQHWRTLFPLYTLREVDIEALNDILPNLKRLRMLSLCHPKGISSQLLKSIGNLKRLHISSQLLNSIGNLKHLRHLDLSCTAIERLPESVCTLYYLQSLLLKECRHLIELPSNLSNLVDLQHLDIEGTNLKEMPPKMGKLTKLRILESYIVGKDSGSSMKELGKLSHIRKKLSIRNLRDVANAQDALDANLKGKKKIEELGLTWDGSTDDTPHERDVLEKLEPSENVKELAIIGYGGTTFPGWLGNSSFSNMVVLLLYGCKNCILLPPLGQLPSLEELHIEGFDDVVAVGSEFYGSNPLIVKPFKSLKILKFAGMKKWQEWETDVDGAFPHLADLRIRHCPKLTNGLPSHLPCLLSLYIQECPQLVVSIPEAPMLDVINVPEGDESRIYGVSDLHCLHFRRDPQLKGMEQMSHLVPSSFTEIQIEECSSFKCCQLDLLPQVSTLTIEHCPNLESLCIGERPLPALCHLTISHCPKLVSFPKGGLAAPDLTRLVLEGCSYLKLLPENMRSLLPSLQDLQLISLPEVYSFPEGGLPFKLNTLYIVDCIKLKVCGLQALPSLSCFRLTGNDVESFEEETLPSTLTTLEINRLENLKSLDYKELYHLTSLQRFCILGCPKLESISELALPSSLQYLYLRNLESLDYMGLHHLTSLDTLKIKSFPKLEFISEQVLPSSLEYQGLLHLTSLTNLSIKSYPKLESISERALPSSLECLHLCKLESLDCIGLQHLTSLHKLKIGSCPKLESLQGLPSSLEFLQLWDQQDRDYKELRHLTSLRKMKIRRSLKLESLQEGTLPSSLEDLEIWDLEDLEYKGFQHLTSLRKITYL, from the coding sequence ATGAAAGAGATGGGAGCAGAGTTACAAAAGATCCTTGAGAAGCTTGAACGTTTACTTAAACACAAGGGTGATCTGCGCCACATAGAATGTACTGGTGGATGGAGACCATTGTCAGAGAAAACAACTCCACTGGTTAATGAATCTCAAGTATATGGAAGGGACGCTGATAAGGAAGCCATAATGGAGCACTTGTTGACACAACACAACACGGATGGCACAAATTTATGTGCGGTCCCTATTGTGGGCATGGGCGGGATTGGTAAAACCGCTCTTGATCAGTGCTTCCAACTCAAGGCCTGGGTCTGGGCTTCTCAACAATTTGATGTTGCCAGGATTATTAAGGATATTATTAAGAAGATCAAAGCGAGGACTTGCCCCACCAAAGAACCAGATGAATCTCTAATGGAGGCagtaaaagggaaaaaacttctacttgttctagatgacGCGTGGAACATTGAGTACAATGAATGGGATAAATTACTGCTACCTTTGCGGTATGTGGAGCACGGAAGTAAGATTGTCGTGACAACACGGGAAGAAGATGTAGCAAAAGTCACTCAAACTGTCATCTCCTCTCACCGCTTGAATGTAATAAGCGATGAAGATTGCTGGAAGTTGTTTGCAAGGGATGCATTTAGTGGTGTAAATTCTGGAGCAGTCTCACACTTGGAAGCATTTGGCAGAGAAATAGTGAGAAAGTGCAAAGGTTCACCGCTGGCAGCGAAAACTCTTGGGGGCGTTTTGCACTCCGTAGGAGATGTCAAGCAATGGGAGAAGATAACCAATAACAGTTTGTGGGGTTTGTCGAATGAAAACATCCCTCCAGCTCTAACATTGAGCTATTATTATCTCCCTTCACATCTGAAACGTTGTTTTGCTTATTGTGCAATATTTCCCAAGGGTTATGTATTCAAGAAGGATGGATTAATCACTGAATGGATGGAACAAGGATTTTTAGTCCAGTCCAGACGCTTCGAGGAGATGGAAGATAtaggtgaaaaatactttgatgatCTTGTCTCCAGGTCACTTTTCCAGCAATCACTTCATGTTCAATCAGATTTCAGCATGCATGACATCATAAGTGATTTAGCTGAATACGTGTCAGGAGAATTTTGCTTTAAGCTTGGTATTAATGAATCGGGCTCTAGGTTGGAGGGTGAACATTCGTGCTCGCTTCCAGAAAGGACTCGTTATTTATCAATCACTTCAGCGGCAGCATATGGCGGAGGACTTCCGATATTTCATAGCATTCATGGAGTCCAACATTGGCGCACCTTGTTTCCACTTTATACTTTAAGGGAAGTTGATATTGAGGCACTGAATGACATCTTGCCAAATCTTAAGCGCTTGCGAATGCTATCTTTATGTCATCCAAAAGGTATTTCTTCTCAGTTGCTCAAATCCATTGGCAACTTAAAACGTTTGCATATTTCTTCTCAGTTGCTCAATTCCATTGGCAACTTAAAACATTTGCGACACTTGGACCTTTCTTGCACCGCTATTGAAAGGTTGCCCGAAAGTGTGTGCACCTTGTACTATTTGCAAAGCTTATTGTTAAAGGAGTGCCGACATCTCATCGAGTTGCCATCCAACCTATCCAACTTGGTCGACTTACAACATCTTGATATTGAAGGGACAAATTTGAAAGAGATGCCACCAAAAATGGGGAAACTCACGAAGCTTCGAATTTTGGAATCTTACATCGTGGGAAAAGATAGCGGGTCTAGCATGAAAGAGTTGGGGAAGCTCTCACACATAAGGAAAAAACTTTCCATTCGGAATCTCAGAGATGTTGCAAATGCTCAAGATGCTTTGGATGCCAATTTGAAGGgtaagaagaagattgaggaGTTGGGGTTGACGTGGGATGGCAGTACGGATGACACGCCACACGAGAGAGATGTACTTGAGAAATTGGAGCCTTCTGAAAATGTGAAAGAGCTAGCCATTATTGGTTACGGGGGTACAACGTTTCCAGGCTGGCTTGGAAACTCTTCTTTCTCAAATATGGTAGTACTGTTGCTTTATGGATGTAAGAACTGCATCCTTTTACCACCATTGGGGCAGCTGCCATCTCTTGAAGAGCTCCATATTGAAGGATTTGATGATGTCGTGGCAGTTGGTTCTGAGTTCTATGGAAGTAACCCTTTGATTGTGAAGCCATTTAAATCgctcaaaatattaaagtttgcgGGGATGAAAAAATGGCAGGAATGGGAAACGGATGTAGATGGTGCTTTCCCTCATCTTGCAGATCTCCGCATAAGACATTGCCCCAAGTTAACAAATGGCTTGCCTAGTCACCTTCCTTGTTTATTGAGTCTTTATATTCAAGAATGTCCGCAGCTTGTGGTTTCAATTCCAGAGGCTCCCATGCTCGACGTAATCAATGTACCTGAGGGCGATGAAAGCCGTATATATGGGGTATCAGATCTACATTGCCTTCATTTTAGACGAGATCCCCAGCTAAAGGGAATGGAGCAAATGAGTCATTTGGTTCCCTCTTCTTTCACTGAAATCCAAATCGAGGAATGTAGTTCATTTAAGTGCTGCCAGCTAGACCTTTTACCCCAGGTATCCACACTTACCATTGAACATTGTCCCAATCTCGAATCCCTTTGTATAGGCGAGAGACCTCTCCCTGCTCTCTGTCATCTGACAATCAGTCACTGTCCTAAATTGGTGTCTTTCCCCAAAGGAGGACTAGCTGCCCCAGATTTGACAAGGCTTGTGTTAGAGGGTTGCTCATATTTGAAGTTGTTGCCGGAAAACATGCGTTCCCTCCTCCCTTCCCTACAGGATTTGCAATTGATCTCACTTCCAGAAGTTTATTCGTTTCCTGAAGGAGGTTTACCCTTCAAATTAAACACACTTTACATTGTGGATTGTATCAAACTCAAGGTATGTGGTTTGCAAGCACTCCCTTCTCTTTCATGCTTCAGATTAACTGGGAACGACGTGGAGTCTTTTGAAGAGGAGACGTTGCCCTCTACTCTTACTACCCTCGAAATCAATCGTCTGGAAAACCTGAAATCTCTGGACTATAAGGAGCTTTATCACCTCACATCTCTTCAGAGATTTTGTATCTTGGGCTGCCCTAAGCTTGAGTCCATATCAGAACTGGCGCTTCCCTCCTCCCTCCAATACCTTTATCTCAGAAATCTAGAATCTCTGGACTACATGGGGCTTCATCACCTCACCTCTCTTGACACATTGAAGATCAAGAGTTTCCCTAAACTTGAGTTCATATCAGAACAGGTGCTGCCCTCCTCCCTTGAATACCAGGGGCTTCTTCACCTCACCTCTCTTACAAATTTGAGTATCAAGAGTTACCCTAAACTTGAGTCCATATCAGAACGGGCGCTGCCCTCCTCCCTTGAATGCCTTCATCTCTGTAAACTGGAATCTCTGGACTGCATTGGGCTTCAGCACCTCACCTCTCTTCACAAATTGAAGATCGGGAGTTGTCCTAAACTTGAATCGTTGCAGGGGCTGCCTTCCTCCCTTGAATTCCTTCAGTTATGGGATCAGCAAGACCGGGACTACAAGGAGCTTCGGCACCTCACCTCTCTTCGCAAAATGAAGATAAGGAGGAGCCTTAAGCTTGAGTCCCTTCAAGAAGGCACCCTTCCCTCCTCCCTTGAAGACCTTGAAATCTGGGATTTGGAAGATCTGGAATATAAGGGGTTTCAGCACCTCACCTCTCTTCGTAAAATTACATATCTGTAG
- the LOC118049828 gene encoding putative disease resistance RPP13-like protein 1, translated as MPTTVPNNEWDKLLLPLRFVEQGSKIVVATRDQDVAKVTQTVITSHRLNVISDEDCWKLFARDAFSGVNSGAVSHLEAFGREIVRKCKGLPLAAKTLGGVLHSVGDVKQWEKITNNSLWGLSNENIPPALTLSYYYLPSHLKRCFAYCAIFPKGYVFKKDGLITEWMAQGFLVQSRRVEEMEDIGEKYFDDLICRSFFQQSLHVQSDFSMHDLISDLAEYAGLIIIISHMITFSPFLQKSTKPPAFHYSFSHIFPPSPFLQKSTMALELIGESILSPVIQVLVDRLASREVLGFFKSHKLDGGLLEKLNETLNTVNGLLDDAEEKQITNRAVKNWLNDVQHAVYEAEDISEEIDYEYLRSKDIDTPRPDSSWVRDRVPFLNPANRRMKEMEAELQKILEKLERLLKHKGDLRHIEGTGGWRPLSEKTTPLVNESHVYGRDADKEAIMEHLLTQQNTDGSNLCAVPIVGMAGIGKTTFAQLLYNDKRVDECFKLKPWVWASQQFDVNRIIKDILDKIDASTCPTKEPDESLMEAVKGKKLLLVLDDAWNIKYNEWDKLLLPLRYVEQGSKIVVTTRDEDVARVTQTVIPFHRLNVISDEYCWKLFARDAFSGVNSGAVSHLEAFGREIVRKCKGLPLAAKTLGGVSHSVGDVRQWEKISNSSMWGSSNENIPPALKLSYYYLPSHLKRCFAYCAILQKGCLFEKDGLITEWMAQGFLVQSRRVEEMEDIGEKYFDDLICRSFFQQSLHVQSDFSMHDLISDLAEYASGEFCFKLGINESCSGLEGQNLCALFLRKVDIEALNDILPNLKRLRMLWKGYQKFFLLVG; from the exons ATGCCTACAACAGTACCCAACAATGAATGGGATAAATTACTGCTACCTTTGCGGTTTGTGGAGCAAGGAAGTAAGATTGTCGTGGCAACACGGGATCAAGATGTAGCAAAAGTCACGCAAACTGTCATCACCTCTCACCGCTTGAATGTAATAAGTGATGAAGATTGCTGGAAGTTGTTTGCAAGGGATGCATTTAGTGGTGTAAATTCTGGAGCAGTCTCACACTTGGAAGCATTTGGCAGAGAAATAGTGAGAAAGTGCAAAGGTTTACCGCTGGCAGCGAAAACTCTTGGGGGCGTTTTGCACTCCGTAGGAGATGTCAAGCAATGGGAGAAGATAACCAATAACAGTTTGTGGGGTTTGTCGAATGAAAACATCCCTCCAGCTCTAACATTGAGCTATTATTATCTCCCTTCACATCTGAAACGTTGTTTTGCTTATTGTGCAATATTTCCCAAGGGTTATGTATTCAAGAAGGATGGATTAATCACTGAATGGATGGCACAAGGTTTTTTAGTCCAGTCCAGACGCGTCGAGGAGATGGAAGATAtaggtgaaaaatactttgatgatCTTATCTGCAGATCATTTTTCCAGCAATCACTTCATGTTCAATCAGATTTCAGCATGCATGACCTCATAAGTGATTTAGCTGAATACGC TGGCCTAATTATCATTATCTCTCACATGATCACTTTCTCACCCTTTCTGCAAAAATCCACCAAGCCTCCTGCTTTCCACTACTCCTTCTCTCACATATTCCCACCCTCACCGTTTCTGCAAAAATCCACCATGGCTCTGGAGTTGATCGGCGAATCAATTCTCTCTCCTGTCATTCAGGTTCTGGTCGACAGGTTGGCCTCTCGTGAGGTTCTGGGCTTCTTCAAAAGCCATAAACTCGATGGTGGTCTTCTGGAAAAGCTGAATGAAACACTGAATACTGTTAACGGACTACTCGACGATGCGGAGGAGAAGCAGATTACAAATCGTGCTGTGAAGAACTGGCTCAATGATGTTCAACATGCTGTCTATGAAGCTGAGGACATATCGGAGGAGATTGATTATGAATATCTACGATCCAAGGACATTGATACCCCTCGACCTGACAGCAGTTGG GTAAGGGATCGGGTTCCATTTCTAAATCCAGCTAATAGAAGGATGAAAGAGATGGAAGCAGAGTTACAAAAGATCCTTGAGAAGCTTGAACGTTTACTTAAACACAAGGGTGATCTGCGCCACATAGAAGGTACTGGTGGATGGAGACCATTGTCAGAGAAAACAACTCCACTGGTTAATGAATCTCATGTATATGGAAGGGATGCTGATAAGGAAGCCATAATGGAGCACTTGTTGACACAACAAAACACGGATGGCTCAAATTTATGTGCGGTCCCTATTGTGGGCATGGCCGGAATTGGTAAAACCACTTTTGCTCAGCTTCTCTACAACGACAAAAGGGTAGATGAGTGCTTCAAGCTCAAACCCTGGGTCTGGGCTTCGCAACAATTTGACGTCAACAGGATTATTAAGGATATTCTTGATAAGATCGACGCAAGTACTTGCCCCACCAAAGAACCAGATGAATCTCTAATGGAGGCAGTGAAAGGGAAGAAACTTCTTCTTGTTCTAGATGATGCGTGGAACATCAAGTACAATGAATGGGATAAACTACTGCTACCTTTGCGGTATGTGGAGCAAGGAAGTAAGATTGTCGTGACAACACGGGATGAAGATGTAGCAAGAGTCACGCAAACTGTCATCCCCTTTCACCGCTTGAATGTAATAAGCGATGAATATTGCTGGAAGTTGTTTGCAAGGGATGCATTTAGTGGTGTAAATTCTGGAGCAGTCTCACACTTGGAAGCATTTGGCAGAGAAATAGTGAGAAAGTGCAAAGGTTTACCGCTGGCTGCGAAAACTCTTGGGGGTGTTTCGCACTCCGTAGGAGATGTCAGGCAATGGGAGAAGATATCCAATAGCAGTATGTGGGGTTCGTCGAATGAAAACATCCCTCCAGCTCTAAAATTGAGCTATTATTATCTCCCTTCGCACCTGAAACGTTGTTTTGCTTATTGTGCAATATTACAGAAGGGTTGTTTATTCGAGAAGGATGGATTAATCACTGAATGGATGGCACAAGGTTTTTTAGTCCAGTCCAGACGCGTCGAGGAGATGGAAGATAtaggtgaaaaatactttgatgatCTTATCTGCAGATCATTTTTCCAGCAATCACTTCATGTTCAATCAGATTTCAGCATGCATGACCTCATAAGTGATTTAGCTGAATACGCGTCAGGAGAATTTTGCTTTAAGCTTGGTATTAATGAATCGTGCTCTGGGTTGGAGGGCCAAAATTTGTGCGCCTTGTTTCTTAGGAAAGTTGATATTGAGGCACTGAATGACATCTTGCCAAATCTTAAGCGCTTGCGAATGCTATGGAAAGGTtaccaaaaattttttttgcttgttggATGA
- the LOC140954892 gene encoding putative disease resistance RPP13-like protein 1, protein MALELIGGSILSPVIQVLVDRLASREVLGFFKSHKLDGGLLEKLNETLNTVNGLLDDAEEKQITNRAVKNWLNDVQHAVYEAEDISEEIDYEYLRSKDIDTPRPDSSWVRDRVPFLNPANRRMKEMEAELQKILEKLERLLKHKGDLRHIEGTGGWRPLSEKTTPLVNESHVYGRDADKEAIMEHLLTQQNTDGSNLCAVPIVGMAGIDECFKLKPWVWASQQFDVNRIIKDILDKIDASTCPTKEPDESLMEAVKGKKLLLVLDDAWNIKYNEWDKLLLPLRYVEQGSKIVVTTRDEEVARVTQTVIPFHRLNVISDEYCWKLFARDAFSGVNSGAVSHLEAFGREIVRKCKGLPLAAKTLGGLLHSVGDVRQWEKISNSIQPRGVEELEDIGEKYFDDLVSRSLFQQSTDDSIFSMHDLISDLAEYASGEFCFKLGINESGSRLEGEHSCSLPERTRYLSITSGAANGGGRRMFRSIHGVQHLRALFPPNCFCEGDIEALNDILPNLKRLRMLSLCHLKDISSELLNSIGNLKHLRHLDLSCTAIERLPESVCTLYYLQTLLLQRCRHLMELPSNLSNLVDLQHLDIEGTKLKEMPSKMGKLTQLRILESYIVGKDSGSSMKELGKLSHIRKKLSIRNLRDVANAQDALNADLKGKKKIEELGLMWDGNTDDTRHEREVLERLEPSENVKQLVITGYGGTTFPGWLGKSSFSNMVKLKLFGCTYCTALPPLGQLPSLEELEIEGFDEVVAVGSEFYRSDPSMEKPFKSLKMLKFEGMKKWQEWKTDVDGAFPHLAELRIKHCPTLTNALPSHLPCLWRLYIQECPQLVVSIPEAPMLYLINVSEGDGSRINGLTGQLGISDQPSTPCLHFKRDPQLKGMEQMSHLDASLFTDIKIEECSSFKCCQLDFLPQVSALTIEHCLNLESLCIGERPVPALCHLTISHCPNLVSFPKGGLAAPDLTSLVLEGCLYLKSLPENMRSLLPSLQDLQLISLPEVDSFPEGGLPFKLNTLYIVDCIKLKVCGLQALPSLSCFRLTGNDVESFEEETLPSTLTTLEINRLENLKSLDYMGLYHLTSLQRLCILGCPKLESISELALPSSLQYLYLRNLESLDYMGLHHLTSLDTLKIKSCPKLEFISEQVLPSSLEYQGLHHLTSLRNLSIESYPKLEHISEQALPSSLECLHLCKLESLNCIGLQHLTSLHKLKIGSCPKLESLQGLPSSLEFFQLRDQQDRDYKELRALSSLRKMKIRRGLKLESLQEGTLPSSLEDLEIGDLEDVEFKGFQHLTSLRELHICSSPKLEYVPGEKLPSSLVSLKISDLINLKSVMGLQHLTSLRELIIRDCPKLAYLPEEELSLSLCRDISGCPLFYHQSPSCCIS, encoded by the exons ATGGCTCTGGAGTTGATCGGCGGATCAATTCTCTCTCCTGTCATTCAG GTTCTGGTCGACAGGTTGGCCTCTCGTGAGGTTCTGGGCTTCTTCAAAAGCCATAAACTCGATGGTGGTCTTCTGGAAAAGCTGAATGAAACACTGAATACTGTTAACGGACTACTCGACGATGCGGAGGAGAAGCAGATTACAAATCGTGCTGTGAAGAACTGGCTCAATGATGTTCAACATGCTGTCTATGAAGCTGAGGACATATCGGAGGAGATTGATTATGAATATCTACGATCCAAGGACATTGATACCCCTCGACCTGACAGCAGTTGG GTAAGGGATCGGGTTCCATTTCTAAATCCAGCTAATAGAAGGATGAAAGAGATGGAAGCAGAGTTACAAAAGATCCTTGAGAAGCTTGAACGTTTACTTAAACACAAGGGTGATCTGCGCCACATAGAAGGTACTGGTGGATGGAGACCATTGTCAGAGAAAACAACTCCACTGGTTAATGAATCTCATGTATATGGAAGGGATGCTGATAAGGAAGCCATAATGGAGCACTTGTTGACACAACAAAACACGGATGGCTCAAATTTATGTGCGGTCCCTATTGTGGGCATGGCCGGAATTG ATGAGTGCTTCAAGCTCAAACCCTGGGTCTGGGCTTCGCAACAATTTGACGTCAACAGGATTATTAAGGATATTCTTGATAAGATCGACGCAAGTACTTGCCCCACCAAAGAACCAGATGAATCTCTAATGGAGGCAGTGAAAGGGAAGAAACTTCTTCTTGTTCTAGATGATGCGTGGAACATCAAGTACAATGAATGGGATAAACTACTGCTACCTTTGCGGTATGTGGAGCAAGGAAGTAAGATTGTCGTGACAACACGGGATGAAGAAGTAGCAAGAGTCACGCAAACTGTCATCCCCTTTCACCGCTTGAATGTAATAAGCGATGAATATTGCTGGAAGTTGTTTGCAAGGGATGCATTTAGTGGTGTAAATTCTGGAGCAGTCTCACACTTGGAAGCATTTGGCAGAGAAATAGTGAGAAAGTGCAAAGGTTTACCGCTGGCTGCGAAAACTCTTGGGGGTCTTTTGCACTCCGTAGGAGATGTCAGGCAATGGGAGAAGATATCCAATAGCA TCCAGCCCAGAGGCGTTGAGGAGTTGGAAGATAtaggtgaaaaatactttgatgatCTCGTCTCCAGGTCACTTTTCCAGCAATCAACTGATGATTCTATTTTCAGCATGCATGACCTCATAAGTGATTTAGCTGAATACGCGTCTGGAGAATTTTGCTTTAAGCTTGGTATTAATGAATCGGGCTCTAGGTTGGAGGGTGAACATTCATGCTCGCTTCCAGAAAGGACTCGTTATTTATCAATCACTTCAGGGGCAGCAAATGGCGGAGGACGTCGGATGTTTCGTAGCATTCATGGAGTCCAACATTTGCGCGCCTTGTTTCCGCCGAATTGTTTTTGTGAAGGTGATATTGAGGCACTGAATGACATCTTGCCAAATCTGAAGCGCTTGCGAATGCTATCTTTATGTCATCTAAAAGATATTTCTTCTGAGTTGCTCAATTCCATTGGCAACTTAAAACATTTGCGGCACTTGGACCTTTCTTGCACCGCCATTGAAAGGTTGCCCGAAAGTGTGTGCACCTTGTACTATTTGCAAACTTTATTGTTACAGAGGTGCCGACATCTCATGGAGTTGCCATCCAACCTTTCCAACTTGGTCGACTTACAACATCTTGATATTGAAGGGACAAAGTTGAAAGAAATGCCATCAAAAATGGGGAAACTCACACAGCTTCGAATTTTGGAATCTTACATCGTCGGAAAAGATAGCGGGTCTAGCATGAAAGAGTTGGGGAAGCTCTCACATATAAGGAAAAAACTTTCTATTCGGAATCTCAGAGATGTTGCAAATGCTCAAGATGCTTTGAATGCCGATTTGAAGGgtaagaagaagattgaggaGTTGGGGTTGATGTGGGATGGCAATACGGATGACACGCGGCACGAGAGAGAAGTACTTGAGAGATTGGAGCCTTCTGAAAATGTGAAACAGCTTGTCATTACTGGTTACGGGGGTACAACGTTTCCAGGCTGGCTTGGAAAGTCTTCTTTCTCAAATATGGTAAAGTTGAAACTTTTTGGATGTACGTACTGCACCGCTTTACCACCATTGGGGCAGCTGCCATCTCTAGAAGAGCTCGAAATTGAAGGATTTGATGAAGTCGTGGCAGTTGGTTCTGAGTTCTATAGAAGTGACCCTTCGATGGAGAAGCCATTTAAATCCCTCAAAATGTTAAAGTTTGAGGGGATGAAAAAATGGCAGGAATGGAAAACGGATGTAGATGGTGCTTTCCCTCATCTTGCAGAGCTCCGCATAAAACATTGCCCCACGTTAACAAATGCCTTGCCTAGTCACCTTCCTTGTTTATGGAGGCTTTATATTCAAGAATGTCCACAGCTTGTGGTTTCAATTCCAGAGGCACCCATGCTCTACTTAATCAATGTATCTGAGGGCGATGGAAGTCGTATAAATGGGCTAACAGGACAGCTTGGGATATCAGATCAACCATCCACGCCGTGCCTTCATTTTAAACGAGATCCCCAGCTAAAGGGAATGGAGCAAATGAGTCATTTGGATGCCTCTCTTTTCACCGATATCAAAATCGAGGAATGTAGTTCATTTAAGTGCTGCCAGCTAGACTTTTTACCCCAGGTATCCGCACTTACCATTGAACATTGTCTCAATCTGGAATCCCTTTGTATAGGCGAGAGACCTGTCCCTGCTCTCTGTCATCTGACAATCAGTCACTGTCCTAATTTAGTTTCTTTCCCCAAAGGAGGACTAGCTGCCCCAGATTTGACAAGCCTTGTGTTAGAGGGTTGCTTATATTTGAAGTCGTTGCCGGAAAACATGCGTTCCCTCCTCCCTTCCCTACAGGATTTGCAATTGATCTCACTTCCAGAAGTTGATTCGTTTCCTGAAGGAGGTTTACCCTTCAAATTAAACACACTTTACATTGTGGATTGTATCAAACTCAAGGTATGTGGTTTGCAAGCACTCCCTTCTCTTTCATGCTTCAGATTAACTGGGAACGACGTGGAGTCTTTTGAAGAGGAGACGTTGCCCTCTACTCTTACTACCCTCGAAATCAATCGTCTGGAAAACCTGAAATCTCTGGACTACATGGGGCTTTATCACCTCACATCTCTTCAGAGATTGTGTATCTTGGGCTGCCCTAAGCTTGAGTCCATATCAGAACTGGCGCTTCCCTCCTCCCTCCAATACCTTTATCTCAGAAATCTAGAATCTCTGGACTACATGGGGCTTCATCACCTCACCTCTCTTGACACATTGAAGATCAAGAGTTGCCCTAAACTTGAGTTCATATCAGAACAGGTGCTGCCCTCCTCCCTTGAATACCAGGGGCTTCATCACCTCACCTCTCTTAGAAATTTGAGTATCGAGAGTTACCCTAAACTTGAGCACATATCAGAACAGGCACTGCCCTCCTCCCTTGAATGCCTTCATCTCTGTAAACTGGAATCTCTGAACTGCATTGGGCTTCAGCACCTCACCTCTCTTCACAAATTGAAGATCGGGAGTTGTCCTAAACTTGAATCGTTGCAGGGGCTGCCTTCCTCCCTTGAATTCTTTCAGTTAAGGGATCAGCAAGACCGGGACTACAAGGAGCTTCGAGCCCTCTCCTCTCTTCGTAAAATGAAGATAAGGAGGGGCCTGAAGCTTGAGTCCCTTCAAGAAGGCACACTTCCCTCCTCCCTTGAAGACCTTGAAATCGGGGATTTGGAAGATGTGGAATTTAAGGGGTTTCAACACCTTACCTCTCTTCGTGAATTACATATATGTAGTTCTCCTAAGCTGGAGTACGTGCCAGGAGAGAAGCTGCCCTCCTCCCTTGTATCTCTTAAAATATCAGATCTGATAAATCTGAAATCTGTGATGGGGCTTCAGCACCTCACCTCTCTTCGCGAACTGATTATCCGGGATTGTCCTAAGCTTGCGTACTTGCCAGAAGAAGAGCTGTCCTTATCACTATGTCGTGATATTAGTGGTTGTCCACTTTTTTATCATCAATCACCCAGCTGTTGCATTAGTTAG
- the LOC118049836 gene encoding putative disease resistance RPP13-like protein 1 — MALELIGGSILSPVIQVLVDRLASREVLGFFKSHKLDGGLLEKLNETLNTVNGLLDDAEEKQITNRAVKNWLNDVKHAVYEAEDISEEIDYEYLRSKDIDTPRPGSSWARNLVPFLNPANRRMKEMGAELQKILEKLETFT; from the exons ATGGCTCTGGAGTTGATCGGCGGATCAATTCTCTCTCCTGTCATTCAGGTTCTGGTCGACAGGTTGGCCTCTCGTGAGGTTCTGGGCTTCTTCAAAAGCCACAAACTCGATGGTGGTCTTCTGGAAAAGCTGAATGAAACACTGAATACTGTCAACGGACTACTCGACGATGCGGAGGAGAAGCAGATTACAAATCGTGCTGTGAAGAACTGGCTCAATGATGTTAAACATGCTGTCTATGAAGCTGAGGACATATCGGAGGAGATTGATTATGAATATCTACGATCCAAGGACATTGATACCCCTCGACCTGGCAGCAGTTGG GCAAGGAATCTGGTTCCATTTCTAAATCCAGCTAATAGAAGGATGAAGGAGATGGGAGCAGAGTTACAAAAGATCCTTGAGAAGCTTGAAACGTTTACTTAA